Proteins from a genomic interval of Nitrosomonas sp.:
- the rimO gene encoding 30S ribosomal protein S12 methylthiotransferase RimO, with amino-acid sequence MTVVSVSPRLTPKIPRIGFVSLGCPKATVDSERILTCLRAEGYLISPSYADSDLVIVNTCGFIDSAIAESLETIGEALAENGKVIVTGCLGAKGNIVRQMHPSVLAVTGPQATEAVMEAVHQHLPKPHDPYMDLVPPQGIKLTPRHYAYLKISEGCNHKCTFCIIPSMRGALVSRPVGDVLQEAQNLVDAGVKELLIISQDTSAYGVDTGYRTGFWQGRPVRTRITDLAEVLRELGIWVRLHYVYPYPHVDELVPLMAEGSLLPYLDIPFQHASQRILKLMKRPANSENVLARIRNWRSLCPDMAIRSTFIVGFPGETESEFNELLDFLTEAQLDRVGAFMYSPVEGAAANHLPDHISPELQQERLALFMQHQETISQQRLTAKIGKVLQVLVDSTDEHGMATARSYADAPEIDGLVYIDQGQALKAGDQIEVRIVKADTHDLWGEQTTTTC; translated from the coding sequence ATGACAGTTGTTTCCGTCTCTCCACGCTTAACCCCAAAAATTCCACGTATTGGCTTTGTCTCACTCGGGTGCCCCAAAGCGACGGTTGATTCGGAACGAATTTTAACTTGCCTGCGTGCCGAGGGCTATTTGATTTCACCCAGTTATGCCGATTCTGATCTGGTGATCGTTAATACCTGCGGTTTTATCGACAGTGCCATCGCAGAATCCCTTGAAACAATTGGTGAGGCATTGGCCGAGAATGGCAAGGTGATTGTCACGGGCTGTCTGGGTGCAAAAGGGAATATCGTGCGGCAAATGCATCCCAGCGTGCTGGCGGTAACCGGGCCGCAAGCGACAGAAGCGGTGATGGAAGCGGTACACCAGCATTTACCCAAACCGCACGACCCTTATATGGATCTGGTTCCGCCACAGGGAATTAAGTTAACACCCAGGCACTACGCCTATCTGAAAATTTCAGAAGGATGCAACCATAAATGCACCTTTTGCATTATTCCCAGTATGCGAGGAGCGCTGGTCAGCCGTCCGGTTGGCGATGTGCTGCAGGAAGCACAGAATCTCGTTGATGCTGGTGTTAAGGAATTACTGATCATCTCGCAGGATACCAGCGCCTATGGCGTAGATACTGGTTACCGCACTGGTTTCTGGCAAGGCAGGCCCGTACGCACACGGATTACCGATTTGGCAGAGGTTCTGAGAGAATTGGGAATCTGGGTGCGTCTGCACTATGTTTATCCCTATCCACATGTTGATGAACTGGTTCCATTGATGGCGGAAGGCAGTTTGCTGCCTTATCTCGACATCCCTTTTCAGCATGCCAGTCAACGAATTCTGAAACTCATGAAACGACCGGCTAACAGTGAGAATGTCTTGGCACGCATACGCAATTGGCGCAGCCTCTGCCCTGATATGGCCATTCGCAGCACTTTCATAGTGGGCTTTCCAGGAGAAACCGAATCAGAATTCAATGAATTGCTGGATTTTCTGACAGAAGCACAGCTTGACCGGGTTGGCGCATTTATGTATTCCCCAGTTGAAGGTGCAGCGGCTAACCACTTGCCAGATCATATTTCCCCGGAATTGCAGCAGGAACGGCTGGCATTGTTCATGCAGCATCAGGAAACAATCAGTCAACAACGACTGACCGCTAAAATTGGTAAGGTACTGCAAGTGTTGGTAGATTCAACTGACGAGCATGGTATGGCGACGGCCAGAAGTTACGCTGACGCGCCAGAAATTGATGGACTGGTTTATATTGACCAGGGACAGGCATTGAAAGCTGGAGATCAGATTGAAGTACGAATTGTCAAAGCGGATACACATGACCTGTGGGGCGAGCAAACGACGACTACGTGCTGA
- a CDS encoding NAD-dependent epimerase/dehydratase family protein has product MKSLITGATGFLGSAVMLCLLKAGHEVRLLIRPNSDRRNIDNLPVEIFEGDLRDRCSLEKAVESCDYLFHVAADYRLWVPDPQTMYDINVHGTETLIIAAANAGLKRIIYTSSVATLGLTTNGTPADEEIPVTLKQINGHYKRSKYIAEQRVKDLIRQHQLPVVIVNPSTPIGPRDIRPTPTGRIVLDTLHDRMPAYLNTGLNIAHVDDIAQGHLLACQYGKTGERYILGGDNMSLLEVLETLDDIIGQRKKRINLPTNLMLPIAWFMEQIAAITHKEPRATLDSIRMARKMMFFTSEKAIKTLGYTFRPARYALEDAVRWYQNHGY; this is encoded by the coding sequence ATGAAATCTCTCATCACAGGCGCAACGGGTTTTTTAGGTTCAGCAGTTATGCTTTGCCTGCTGAAAGCGGGGCATGAAGTACGGCTCTTGATCAGACCCAACAGCGACCGGCGCAATATCGATAACCTGCCAGTTGAAATTTTTGAAGGCGATTTGCGTGATCGGTGCTCGCTGGAAAAGGCAGTTGAAAGCTGCGATTATCTTTTCCATGTTGCTGCGGATTACCGTCTGTGGGTACCTGATCCTCAAACCATGTACGACATCAACGTACACGGTACCGAAACACTAATCATTGCCGCCGCCAATGCCGGATTGAAACGTATTATCTATACCAGCAGCGTCGCAACCCTGGGACTGACAACTAATGGAACGCCAGCCGACGAAGAAATACCCGTCACCCTGAAACAGATCAATGGTCACTATAAAAGATCAAAATACATTGCAGAACAGAGGGTTAAAGACTTGATACGGCAGCATCAATTGCCCGTGGTCATCGTCAATCCATCAACACCAATCGGCCCGCGCGATATTCGACCAACACCGACTGGACGCATCGTTCTGGATACCCTGCATGACAGAATGCCTGCCTATCTAAATACCGGCCTGAATATTGCACATGTCGATGACATCGCTCAGGGTCATCTGCTGGCATGTCAGTATGGAAAAACAGGCGAACGCTATATCCTCGGTGGCGACAATATGTCCCTGCTGGAAGTGCTGGAAACGCTTGACGATATTATCGGTCAGCGTAAAAAACGTATCAATCTGCCGACGAATCTTATGCTTCCCATCGCATGGTTCATGGAACAAATCGCAGCTATCACTCATAAGGAACCCAGAGCTACGCTGGACAGCATTCGCATGGCAAGAAAAATGATGTTTTTTACCAGTGAGAAAGCAATTAAGACATTAGGTTACACATTCCGCCCGGCTCGGTATGCACTTGAAGACGCTGTACGATGGTATCAAAATCATGGTTACTGA
- a CDS encoding hemerythrin family protein, with protein MYIQWKKSYETGHSLIDAEHRLLVMLFRKLDVAIKTRESEASVSRIVQEVKQYVKFHFTSEENLMYETNYPRIEGHIAIHTHLLVELNNMTSKLTLHQEFPEDVLDFLSDWLTNHIAHHDQLLAKHVDSATDRPVAELIYPEYLQTIITQVSTPD; from the coding sequence ATGTATATCCAGTGGAAAAAATCATACGAAACAGGCCATTCTCTTATTGATGCAGAACACCGCCTGCTAGTCATGCTTTTTCGCAAGCTCGACGTAGCTATCAAGACTCGTGAGTCTGAAGCATCAGTTTCACGCATCGTTCAAGAAGTTAAACAGTACGTAAAATTTCATTTTACAAGCGAAGAAAATCTTATGTATGAAACAAACTATCCTAGAATAGAAGGACACATAGCAATTCATACCCACCTACTGGTGGAATTAAACAACATGACGAGTAAACTTACTTTGCACCAGGAGTTTCCTGAAGACGTACTCGATTTTCTCTCTGATTGGTTAACCAATCACATCGCGCATCACGATCAGCTATTAGCCAAACACGTTGATAGTGCCACAGACCGGCCTGTAGCTGAGTTAATTTACCCCGAGTATCTACAAACGATTATCACACAGGTTTCTACACCGGATTAA
- a CDS encoding transposase, producing the protein MARIPRIVIPGYPHHVTQRGNRRAPTFFEDGDYELYVALLGEAARKAGTEIWCYCLMPNHVHIIVVPSDEDGLRRTFADAHRRYTGYINARLRVTGHLWQGRFSSVVMDEEHLMHAVRYVSMNPVRAGLVERAEAWRWSSVASHLSAQDNELVKVAPVLDRYGDFATFLAQENIAEVYKRLRQSETTGRPLGSEDWVEKLAAMTGRELKAKKRGPKRIKGGS; encoded by the coding sequence ATGGCTCGCATACCTCGTATTGTCATTCCCGGCTATCCGCATCACGTGACACAGCGTGGCAATCGCCGTGCTCCAACATTCTTTGAAGATGGTGACTACGAGCTTTATGTGGCATTGCTGGGAGAAGCAGCCCGAAAGGCCGGAACAGAGATCTGGTGTTACTGCCTCATGCCCAATCATGTGCATATCATTGTTGTTCCCTCGGATGAAGATGGATTACGCCGCACTTTTGCCGATGCCCATCGGCGTTATACCGGATATATAAATGCCCGCCTGCGGGTGACAGGGCATTTATGGCAAGGGCGATTTAGCTCGGTTGTGATGGATGAGGAACACCTGATGCATGCCGTGCGATACGTCTCGATGAACCCGGTTCGTGCCGGGTTGGTTGAACGGGCAGAAGCGTGGCGCTGGTCAAGTGTTGCCAGTCACCTGTCAGCGCAGGACAACGAGTTAGTCAAGGTTGCGCCTGTGCTGGATCGTTATGGTGATTTCGCTACCTTTCTTGCTCAGGAAAATATTGCCGAGGTATACAAAAGACTTCGTCAGTCAGAAACAACGGGGCGACCCTTGGGTTCGGAGGATTGGGTCGAAAAGTTAGCGGCAATGACTGGCCGTGAACTTAAAGCGAAAAAACGTGGCCCCAAAAGAATAAAGGGCGGGAGTTAA
- the tnpB gene encoding IS66 family insertion sequence element accessory protein TnpB — MSGLIAHAGKIWLAVDPVDMRRGMDGLSMIVQQVLGHPPCAGSAFIFCNRAGNRIKVLLWDGTGVWLCQRRLHQGRFVWPRQDAACVELALSQWEWLIAGVDWRRLSARPQWHFQV, encoded by the coding sequence ATGTCTGGGTTGATTGCGCACGCGGGTAAGATCTGGCTGGCGGTCGATCCGGTGGATATGCGTCGCGGCATGGATGGCTTATCGATGATTGTGCAGCAGGTATTGGGTCACCCGCCCTGCGCGGGTTCGGCGTTCATATTCTGCAATCGCGCGGGCAATCGCATCAAGGTCTTGCTGTGGGATGGCACGGGGGTGTGGTTATGTCAGCGCCGCCTGCATCAGGGGCGGTTTGTCTGGCCGAGGCAGGATGCGGCGTGTGTCGAGTTAGCGCTATCGCAGTGGGAATGGTTGATTGCCGGCGTAGACTGGCGGCGTTTATCGGCGCGGCCACAATGGCATTTTCAGGTGTAG